A genomic window from Prochlorococcus sp. RS04 includes:
- the rplE gene encoding 50S ribosomal protein L5, with amino-acid sequence MTLKNRYKESIRPKLLKDLGLKNIHQVPKVVKVNVNRGLGEAASNSKALEASLNEMATITGQKALVTRAKKAIAGFKIREGMPIGCTVTLRGDRMYSFLERFINLALPRIRDFRGVNPKSFDGRGNYTVGVKEQLIFPEISFDKIDSIRGMDITIVTSAKSDQEGKALLQELGMPFSKN; translated from the coding sequence ATGACTCTAAAAAATCGCTACAAAGAATCAATAAGACCAAAACTTTTAAAGGACCTTGGTCTTAAAAATATTCATCAAGTACCTAAAGTTGTCAAAGTCAACGTTAACAGAGGTCTTGGTGAAGCAGCTTCGAATTCGAAAGCTCTTGAAGCCTCTTTAAATGAAATGGCAACAATTACAGGACAAAAGGCTTTAGTAACTAGGGCCAAAAAAGCTATCGCGGGTTTTAAAATTCGTGAAGGTATGCCAATTGGTTGTACTGTAACTTTGAGAGGAGACAGGATGTATTCTTTTTTGGAGAGATTTATAAATCTAGCTTTACCAAGAATAAGAGACTTTAGAGGAGTTAATCCAAAAAGTTTTGATGGGAGAGGTAATTACACCGTTGGCGTGAAAGAGCAATTGATTTTTCCTGAAATCTCTTTTGATAAAATAGATTCAATAAGAGGTATGGATATAACTATTGTCACTAGTGCAAAATCAGATCAAGAAGGTAAAGCTCTTTTGCAGGAGTTAGGAATGCCTTTTAGTAAGAATTAA
- the rplN gene encoding 50S ribosomal protein L14, which yields MIQQETYLTVADNSGAKRLQCIRVLGSNRRYAHVGDVIVATVKDALPNMGVKKSEVVKAVIVRTKATLRRNTGNSIRFDDNAAVLINEDKNPKGTRVFGPVARELRDKNYTKIVSLAPEVI from the coding sequence ATGATTCAACAAGAAACTTATTTAACAGTTGCCGATAATAGCGGAGCAAAAAGACTCCAATGCATTAGGGTTTTAGGTTCTAATAGAAGGTATGCACATGTCGGGGATGTAATCGTAGCAACTGTAAAAGATGCTCTTCCTAACATGGGAGTTAAGAAATCTGAAGTTGTTAAAGCTGTTATCGTCAGAACTAAAGCAACATTAAGAAGAAATACTGGTAATTCAATCAGATTTGATGACAATGCGGCAGTATTGATTAATGAAGATAAGAATCCAAAAGGTACTAGAGTCTTTGGTCCTGTAGCTAGAGAACTGCGGGATAAAAATTATACAAAGATTGTTTCTCTTGCTCCGGAGGTGATTTAA
- the rpmC gene encoding 50S ribosomal protein L29, with product MKNSESLKEFKKLNSEKITEKIDQLRKDLFDLRFKQATRQLNETHKFKIIKKQVAQLLTLSKSQSASKTTSD from the coding sequence ATGAAAAACTCAGAGTCACTTAAAGAATTTAAAAAATTAAATTCTGAAAAAATTACTGAAAAGATTGACCAATTACGAAAAGATCTTTTTGATTTGAGATTCAAGCAAGCAACAAGACAGCTCAATGAAACTCATAAATTTAAAATTATCAAGAAACAAGTTGCGCAATTACTCACTCTCAGTAAGAGTCAATCTGCTTCTAAAACAACTTCTGATTAA
- the rplX gene encoding 50S ribosomal protein L24, translated as MLDSLKQKKNFQRIKMRIKTGDLVKVINGKDKGKTGEVLKTIPLENRVVVKGINLRTKHVKPTQEGETGRILTEEASLHASNVMFFSKDKNLTSKIEYFIDKEGVKKRRLKKTGEVID; from the coding sequence ATGTTGGATTCATTAAAGCAAAAGAAAAATTTCCAGAGAATAAAAATGAGAATCAAAACTGGAGATTTAGTAAAAGTAATTAATGGCAAGGATAAAGGAAAAACTGGTGAAGTTTTAAAAACTATCCCTCTTGAAAATAGAGTAGTTGTAAAGGGAATTAACCTTAGGACAAAACATGTAAAACCAACTCAGGAAGGGGAAACTGGAAGAATTCTTACAGAAGAAGCATCTTTACATGCATCAAATGTAATGTTTTTTTCAAAGGATAAAAATCTTACAAGTAAGATTGAATACTTTATTGATAAAGAGGGGGTTAAGAAAAGAAGATTGAAGAAAACTGGTGAAGTAATTGATTAA
- the rpsQ gene encoding 30S ribosomal protein S17, with protein sequence MALKERIGTVVSDKMDKTVVVAVINRYPHPTYKKIVSRTTRYKAHDPENTCVLGDRVKIRETRPLSAQKRWAIEEILNKTSQAKEVKK encoded by the coding sequence ATGGCACTTAAAGAAAGAATTGGTACTGTTGTCAGCGACAAAATGGATAAAACAGTTGTTGTTGCTGTTATTAACAGATATCCACATCCCACTTATAAAAAAATTGTAAGTAGAACTACTCGATATAAGGCGCATGATCCAGAAAATACATGCGTTTTAGGTGATCGAGTTAAAATTAGAGAAACTAGACCACTTAGTGCTCAAAAAAGATGGGCAATAGAAGAGATTCTCAATAAAACAAGTCAGGCTAAGGAGGTTAAAAAATGA